The Photobacterium sanguinicancri genome includes the window TACGATCCGTGATATGCGAACTAACCAAACTTTTGAGCGCCGCTCACATGCCTTAGTGAATGCGGCGGGACCTTGGGTAAAAGCGTTCTTTGACCAAAGTTTAGCGCAGGCATCACCGCGAAACATTCGCTTGATTAAAGGGTCACACATTGTGGTGCCACGCGTGCACGATCAGCCACAGGCGTACATTCTACAAAACGAAGATAACCGCATTGTGTTTGTGATCCCTTATTTAGACCGTTTCTCAATTATTGGTACCACGGATGTGGAGTACCAAGGCGATCCACGTGAAGTGGCGATTGATGAAAGCGAAATCAATTATCTGCTTAACGTTTACAACAATAACTTCAAAAAAACACTGCAACGTGACGATGTGGTATGGACCTACAGTGGGGTACGCCCATTGTGTGATGATGAATCGGATTCACCACAAGCGATAACCCGTGATTACACCTTAGAGTTGGAGCAGGATGGTCAAAATGCACCATTACTGTCTATTTTTGGCGGCAAGTTAACGACTTATCGTAAATTGGCTGAAGCGGCAATGAACCATCTATCTCCCTTCTTTGCGCAGATGCAGCCATCGTGGACCGCTGATTCATACTTGCCGGGAGCTAGTGCCCACTTTAACCGCGACCAGGCTCAGCAACAGTTGATGCAACAATCCCCTTGGTTGGATGACTTTACGGTTGATCGCTGGCTAACGAATTATGGTGAACGAGCGTTACAACTTGTAGCTGGCGTGGAAAAACAAGAGCAGATGGGGACTGATTTTGGTCAGGGCCTAACAGCTTGTGAACTTGATTACTTGGTAGCGCATGAATTTGTGCAAACGGCAGAAGATGCATTATGGCGCCGTAGTAAGTTAGGTTTATATCTATCAGCAGAGCAACAGCAAGCGGTGGCTGAGTACCTGAAAGCACATCCCTCGCAGGCAGATGTTGCCGCTTAGTATGATGACGTTACATTGAACAGCGCTGACTGGTAACAATAAAGGCACTCCTCGGAGTGCCTTTTGTCTTTTTTGCTAACCAGCAATGAGGTTGGTATTACTGGTATAAGTACTTGGTAAATAGCAGTTCTGTTAGCAGCTTTTGATTGGTTTCGGCGATTAATAGCTCGTTAACGGTATCGAGACATATTTGGCGAATTTCTTCACGACCCGCCAGTGATTTTACTTTTGCTTCTGGCTGGCGGCCGATAATAGTGATAATGGCATCACGGATCAGCGGTGAATGTTCTTCTACTATTTTGATTAAGCTTGGGTCTATCACCATTAGATCAATTTGAAGGCGAAGATAGCCTAAACGGTTGCCTTGGGTAACGTAGTTGGTCGTAATATCGGGTGCTAACGTGTAATACGAATATTGCGGCTTAGCTTGGGCAGTTTCTTCTTCTGCCAAGGAAAGCGGAGAAAACAGCATACAGGTCAGGAGTAGCATTAGGTTAACGATTTTTGATTTCATCATAATATTCATCAGTTTGTGGGAATTAACTGTCAGGAATCGCTTTCTTTCGATCGTAACGATATTCGTACCCGTTACAGCTTGCTACAATAGTGAACCTTAATGGTAATAAATTAACCACATTCTACCAAGCTATTTTATGAATGCTTGCCAGAATTTGATTTGGAAAAATGTCAAAATTCAAGCAGTTGTACAAACCTCTATTAGATGATGCGAAGTGGCAATTACCGGATCACT containing:
- the glpD gene encoding glycerol-3-phosphate dehydrogenase, translating into MVVERNEVLDVIVVGGGINGAGIAADAAGRGLKVGLYEANDFASATSSASSKLIHGGLRYLEHYEFRLVGEALAEREVLLRKVPHIARPMRFRLPHRPHLRPAWMIRAGLFLYDHLGKRTTLPASEGLKFGADSVLAPEITRGFEYSDCWVDDARLVILNAMETAEKGGEVRNRCRVEQALREGDIWRVTIRDMRTNQTFERRSHALVNAAGPWVKAFFDQSLAQASPRNIRLIKGSHIVVPRVHDQPQAYILQNEDNRIVFVIPYLDRFSIIGTTDVEYQGDPREVAIDESEINYLLNVYNNNFKKTLQRDDVVWTYSGVRPLCDDESDSPQAITRDYTLELEQDGQNAPLLSIFGGKLTTYRKLAEAAMNHLSPFFAQMQPSWTADSYLPGASAHFNRDQAQQQLMQQSPWLDDFTVDRWLTNYGERALQLVAGVEKQEQMGTDFGQGLTACELDYLVAHEFVQTAEDALWRRSKLGLYLSAEQQQAVAEYLKAHPSQADVAA
- a CDS encoding flagellar basal body-associated protein FliL gives rise to the protein MMKSKIVNLMLLLTCMLFSPLSLAEEETAQAKPQYSYYTLAPDITTNYVTQGNRLGYLRLQIDLMVIDPSLIKIVEEHSPLIRDAIITIIGRQPEAKVKSLAGREEIRQICLDTVNELLIAETNQKLLTELLFTKYLYQ